Proteins encoded together in one Terriglobus saanensis SP1PR4 window:
- the rsmA gene encoding 16S rRNA (adenine(1518)-N(6)/adenine(1519)-N(6))-dimethyltransferase RsmA, producing the protein MAQPRKPKLGQNFLVDDGARHRIADALGDVSQRTVLEIGPGHGSITSILAERAKKLICIELDRSLAPELRFKFRNHPNVEIIEADVLHADFAALLGEDETADLVGNLPYYITSDILLHLYAQSERLRMAVVMMQREVADRISASPGTRDFGLLSATSQMYADVENLFTLPPEAFSPPPDVHSSVLRLTFAPRFAELHVEAKPFDAFLKMCFQQKRKTLSNNLRAGGVSPERIAAACAQTDVSPTVRAEAMTLEALASMHRELRM; encoded by the coding sequence GTGGCCCAACCGCGCAAGCCTAAACTGGGCCAGAACTTTCTCGTCGACGACGGGGCGCGCCATCGCATTGCCGATGCGCTCGGCGATGTCTCTCAACGGACGGTCCTTGAGATCGGGCCAGGTCACGGATCGATCACCAGTATCCTCGCCGAACGCGCCAAAAAGCTGATCTGCATTGAACTCGACCGTTCGCTTGCACCGGAGCTGCGCTTCAAATTTCGAAATCATCCCAATGTAGAAATCATAGAAGCAGACGTTCTGCATGCGGATTTTGCTGCACTTCTTGGCGAAGACGAGACTGCAGATCTTGTCGGCAATCTTCCGTACTACATCACCTCCGACATCCTTCTGCATCTCTACGCGCAGAGTGAACGCCTGCGTATGGCCGTGGTGATGATGCAGCGCGAAGTGGCGGACCGCATCTCCGCATCGCCTGGCACGCGGGACTTCGGTCTGCTCTCGGCCACGTCCCAGATGTATGCGGATGTTGAGAATCTCTTCACCCTTCCGCCGGAGGCTTTTTCTCCTCCACCGGATGTCCATTCGTCTGTCCTGCGGCTGACCTTCGCTCCGCGCTTTGCTGAGCTGCACGTCGAAGCCAAACCGTTCGATGCATTCCTGAAGATGTGTTTTCAGCAGAAGCGGAAGACTCTTTCCAACAATCTGCGGGCAGGCGGCGTATCGCCCGAGCGCATCGCTGCAGCATGCGCGCAGACGGACGTATCACCCACCGTGCGTGCGGAAGCGATGACGCTGGAAGCCCTGGCCAGCATGCACCGCGAACTCCGGATGTAA
- a CDS encoding FecR family protein codes for MRSVRNLWLLPLTLALALPLFSQDDQGQNTPPVRTARISFLSGSVTVDGNGQSFAVQLNMPAVAGQRIATGDDGQTEIEFEDGSVVRLTPNSSISLNALDLDNSNHMSTQIQPLTGLLYFETRASGTSTYFVDAAGEQIAPQENSVFRIGMDALPAEISVLQGSVSVSRQGGFSAVLKSGETLRGDESDNTRYFLSQGVSEQTWDKWNEDRDQEALNEANQRTEARDTLEGTQGYGWSDLDAYGNWYNLPGEGLVWQPTGADASGFDPYGNGSWVYYPSGYVWASSYAWGWTPFRCGNWNYWNGFGWGWQATGCNTFGAGWGYSGYGNAGLRIRRSPPGYRLPIRPVTGPRPRPGEQFHLRPIVPVRNSFASNSVRVQDSGRTAIFNGHPVTPLRRLGGYTQRGGSAVGAGLRRDFPVDPATQRPSMGIPPTQPNAVIVPGAGWTSVGGRSVTGAPSIPGAAVHPANGVPQPASGTSRPNWNGTGTGVRGHQPNPTAPATDIAPTTRPNWNGLQNHHQQAPGSQETPVPQQVRNPTGQSHPPAANAAPTFQPQPAAPVRSAPVVPTQTRPAFQPTPTQQPRPAPVQQPQFHTPPAPRPASPPPAPRAAPVAPK; via the coding sequence ATGCGTTCTGTAAGAAATCTCTGGTTGTTGCCGCTCACGCTCGCTTTGGCTCTGCCATTGTTTTCTCAGGACGACCAGGGCCAGAATACTCCTCCTGTCCGTACCGCCCGCATCAGCTTCCTTTCGGGTTCCGTGACCGTGGATGGCAACGGCCAAAGCTTTGCCGTGCAGCTCAATATGCCCGCAGTCGCCGGGCAGCGTATTGCCACCGGCGATGACGGCCAGACAGAGATCGAATTTGAAGATGGCAGTGTCGTGCGTCTGACGCCCAACAGTTCCATCTCTTTGAACGCGCTGGACCTCGATAACTCGAACCACATGTCGACCCAGATTCAGCCTCTTACGGGCCTCCTTTATTTTGAAACGCGGGCCTCCGGAACTTCGACTTACTTTGTGGACGCAGCGGGAGAGCAGATTGCTCCGCAGGAGAACTCCGTCTTTCGTATCGGCATGGACGCGCTTCCGGCCGAAATCAGTGTGCTCCAGGGCTCCGTCTCTGTGTCGCGTCAGGGTGGATTTTCTGCTGTCCTTAAAAGTGGCGAAACGCTTCGTGGAGACGAGTCCGACAACACACGCTACTTTCTTTCGCAGGGCGTTTCGGAACAGACCTGGGACAAATGGAACGAAGATCGCGATCAGGAAGCACTGAATGAAGCGAACCAGCGCACCGAGGCACGCGACACACTCGAAGGCACACAGGGCTACGGCTGGTCCGACCTCGATGCCTACGGGAACTGGTACAACCTTCCCGGCGAAGGCCTCGTCTGGCAGCCCACGGGGGCAGATGCTTCAGGATTCGATCCCTACGGCAATGGAAGCTGGGTCTACTACCCGAGCGGCTATGTCTGGGCCTCATCGTATGCGTGGGGATGGACGCCCTTCCGTTGCGGAAACTGGAACTACTGGAACGGCTTTGGCTGGGGTTGGCAGGCGACGGGATGCAACACTTTTGGCGCGGGTTGGGGATACAGCGGATATGGCAACGCGGGTCTGCGGATACGCCGTTCCCCGCCGGGATACCGTCTCCCCATCCGCCCGGTTACCGGTCCCAGACCGCGTCCTGGCGAGCAGTTTCATCTGCGGCCGATCGTCCCGGTCCGCAATAGCTTTGCCTCGAATTCTGTCCGTGTGCAGGACAGTGGACGCACAGCAATCTTCAATGGACATCCGGTAACGCCGCTTCGTCGCCTGGGAGGCTACACTCAGCGCGGTGGGAGCGCCGTCGGCGCTGGCCTGCGGCGGGACTTCCCCGTAGACCCGGCGACGCAACGGCCATCCATGGGCATCCCTCCGACGCAACCGAATGCCGTGATTGTTCCGGGAGCAGGCTGGACCTCTGTAGGAGGCCGTTCTGTCACCGGAGCGCCAAGCATTCCTGGCGCGGCCGTTCATCCTGCAAACGGTGTGCCGCAGCCCGCGTCCGGCACCTCGCGCCCCAACTGGAATGGCACCGGAACCGGCGTTCGTGGTCACCAACCTAACCCCACGGCGCCCGCGACGGACATTGCGCCGACAACACGGCCCAATTGGAACGGATTGCAAAACCACCATCAACAAGCTCCAGGCTCACAGGAAACACCTGTGCCACAGCAGGTTCGCAATCCCACGGGCCAGTCTCATCCCCCGGCAGCAAACGCGGCGCCTACCTTCCAGCCACAACCTGCGGCCCCGGTACGTTCTGCTCCCGTTGTACCCACGCAGACGCGACCAGCGTTCCAGCCAACGCCAACACAACAACCACGGCCAGCGCCCGTGCAGCAGCCACAGTTCCATACGCCGCCTGCTCCCCGTCCCGCTTCACCACCACCGGCACCACGGGCTGCTCCTGTTGCACCGAAATAG
- the ruvC gene encoding crossover junction endodeoxyribonuclease RuvC, with protein MRVFGIDCGTEYTGWGVVEVDDSGKRQRLVPIAAGAIKLHKKHKTPERLQQVYVELTGLITAYEPEVVAIEDVFFAANAKSALKLGHVRGVAMLAAASCGLQVAEYAPLSIKSAVVGYGLAAKEQVQFMVARLLDLEKAPEPADAADALAIAICHIHTAQTLLLQGGR; from the coding sequence ATGCGCGTCTTCGGCATCGATTGTGGAACGGAGTACACCGGCTGGGGCGTCGTCGAAGTCGACGATTCCGGCAAACGGCAGCGTCTCGTCCCCATCGCCGCTGGAGCCATCAAGCTCCATAAGAAACACAAGACCCCGGAGCGCCTGCAACAGGTTTACGTGGAACTGACCGGCCTGATCACGGCATACGAACCGGAAGTCGTCGCCATCGAGGACGTCTTTTTTGCGGCGAATGCCAAATCGGCACTCAAGCTCGGTCATGTTCGCGGAGTCGCTATGCTGGCAGCGGCGAGCTGCGGTCTGCAGGTGGCGGAATACGCTCCGCTCTCCATCAAATCCGCCGTCGTAGGCTACGGCCTCGCCGCGAAAGAGCAGGTTCAGTTCATGGTCGCCCGTCTCCTCGATCTGGAAAAGGCGCCGGAACCAGCCGACGCCGCCGACGCGCTCGCCATCGCCATCTGCCACATCCACACCGCGCAGACGCTTCTGCTCCAGGGCGGTCGATGA